From a single Lewinella sp. LCG006 genomic region:
- a CDS encoding nucleotide sugar dehydrogenase translates to MEKIAVLGIGKLGICMALHLDQAGYAVLGVDLDPSYVDQVNQRSLASSEPGVEEALQEAKTLRATTDIRQLIQEDIDVLFILVATPSTPEGGYDHSQIERVTHGLIQLGPATRTRHLVIGCTTMPGYCDQLAEKMSPFNYTVSYNPEFIAQGRIMYDLVHPDQVLIGEANTKIGERLEKLYGQLCRNQPQVHRMDRKSAEITKLATNCFLTTKISFANSIGDLATKAGADPDKILAAIGSDSRIGTKYLNYGFGFGGPCFPRDNRALGVFAEETDYELLIGQATDEVNRRHLDFQLQQWLRQYAEEESIVFESVTYKPDSILLVESQQLALAVALARSGRKVVVRERKVIVEQLETQYPGLFQLEVRR, encoded by the coding sequence ATGGAAAAGATTGCTGTTTTAGGCATTGGTAAACTAGGGATTTGTATGGCCCTCCATCTGGATCAAGCGGGTTATGCGGTACTGGGCGTTGACCTTGACCCTTCTTACGTAGATCAGGTCAATCAGCGGAGTTTAGCCAGTTCCGAGCCGGGGGTAGAAGAGGCTCTCCAAGAAGCAAAAACACTACGTGCAACCACCGATATTCGGCAGTTGATTCAGGAAGATATTGACGTGCTTTTCATCCTGGTCGCGACGCCCTCTACCCCGGAGGGTGGCTATGACCACAGTCAAATAGAAAGGGTTACACATGGTCTCATCCAGTTGGGGCCAGCCACTCGTACAAGACACCTGGTCATCGGTTGCACAACCATGCCGGGCTACTGTGACCAGTTGGCAGAAAAGATGAGCCCTTTCAACTATACGGTGAGTTACAATCCCGAGTTTATCGCGCAAGGGCGCATCATGTACGACCTGGTGCATCCGGACCAGGTATTGATTGGGGAGGCGAATACCAAAATAGGGGAGCGTTTGGAGAAGTTGTACGGCCAGCTCTGCCGCAATCAGCCCCAGGTGCACCGTATGGATCGCAAGAGCGCGGAGATCACCAAATTAGCGACGAACTGCTTTTTAACCACCAAAATTTCGTTCGCCAACTCAATTGGTGATTTGGCCACCAAGGCCGGTGCCGACCCCGACAAAATTTTAGCCGCCATCGGTAGCGACTCGCGCATTGGCACAAAATACTTAAACTATGGCTTTGGCTTCGGAGGGCCTTGTTTTCCGCGTGATAATCGGGCACTCGGGGTTTTCGCTGAAGAGACGGATTACGAACTACTCATTGGGCAAGCCACCGATGAGGTCAATCGTCGGCATCTTGATTTTCAGCTTCAGCAGTGGCTGCGTCAATATGCGGAAGAGGAATCGATTGTGTTTGAGAGTGTCACTTACAAACCAGATTCGATCTTACTGGTTGAATCCCAGCAACTAGCGCTTGCTGTGGCGCTTGCCCGATCCGGCAGGAAGGTGGTGGTGCGGGAAAGAAAAGTCATTGTTGAACAACTGGAAACGCAATATCCTGGCTTGTTTCAATTGGAAGTACGACGCTAA
- a CDS encoding tetratricopeptide repeat protein yields MITFLLLVLSWVFYGNTLYNDYNLDDTLVTQNHPLTSQGVAAIPRIFKSPYYFDEAGYAFDYRPVVSSSFAIEHSLFGEQALVSHTINVLLYGLTAVLLFFLLRLFMPERGNRKLWFPGIVSLLFLIHPIHSEVVNSIKNRDELLALLFGLLASYLVVYGKDQQRSWAWYALGVGVFTLGLLAKLSGLLFAIMIPLSLILFRKTNWKEVALLSLPLTVVSLVLLPTLTPFTMVLAGAGIFFAPLAVLFVQHLQPFLSKDQNGKLSLGDKEKHYTTLHFLFLVLMALSVIWWLMFPFDPDAMISLWVTMGVSVVIFSKKEGIKWVLLGVHVVLAILIVKNGYYYLLILGSLYGLFFLFSREAQPKKMWWTYGCWLILIGVYFARVGYAERLIIPLFAALLLWLGTSQRINNAGNWAIAGCVILAIVLGFSQDYKSAVLFLISAGFLGLYHRPNLKARAFPLSAGLIVAVGLVRLLSVQSVPAVTMVDQGLTVEAMQTPEKIDDRVGRALEFSENPLPYLDQNKRLATSLNITKQYLQLLTWPTPLRFYYGYNMIPIADEADGKPWIAVLLLLSIGLLVFFAIPRDPWIVWGGILLLFSLALFSNYIIPLPGIVGERFIYIGSLGFVLVVVRLFEWGIGKWKLTEVINLQRLIAVLLLLLVIGAGGYVVQRNRHWKDALTLFKHDITYLTQSAKANQLLASELLKKVSQTSDVQQQNRLLDEAATYWKACVTIYPDFPYAYFDLGTTLMKLGQYEEAQLATEKSAAIDLYNPQVNFQLGMIHELKGEWDLAIAAYRAAIADEPDLQEAYLNLSTLFFKRGNIEEGLEVSFLALERWPNAVDLLTNIGNVYAGNNDYTEAAIYFIQALQQSSNDRVLIQKIIYCYQQINRPDLAEPYLRMLQ; encoded by the coding sequence ATGATCACTTTTCTGCTATTGGTTTTGTCCTGGGTTTTTTATGGCAACACCCTCTATAATGATTACAACTTAGATGATACACTGGTTACCCAAAACCACCCTTTAACGAGTCAGGGAGTAGCTGCGATACCCCGGATATTTAAGAGCCCGTATTATTTTGATGAAGCGGGATATGCTTTTGATTATCGCCCGGTCGTAAGCAGTAGTTTTGCGATAGAGCACAGTTTATTTGGTGAACAAGCCTTGGTAAGCCATACGATCAATGTGCTTCTTTACGGTCTCACGGCAGTCCTTTTGTTTTTCTTATTGCGACTTTTTATGCCAGAAAGAGGGAACCGTAAATTGTGGTTTCCTGGTATTGTAAGCCTATTGTTTTTGATCCATCCTATTCATTCTGAAGTGGTCAACAGCATCAAGAACCGGGATGAGTTGCTCGCTCTTTTATTCGGTTTGCTGGCCAGTTATTTAGTGGTTTATGGAAAAGACCAGCAGCGTAGCTGGGCGTGGTATGCATTAGGGGTAGGTGTTTTTACCCTTGGGTTGTTGGCAAAATTAAGCGGTTTGCTGTTTGCGATAATGATTCCGCTAAGTCTGATTCTTTTTCGGAAAACCAACTGGAAAGAAGTTGCCTTACTTTCTCTCCCCTTGACCGTAGTAAGCTTGGTGCTATTACCTACGCTAACTCCTTTTACAATGGTACTCGCTGGGGCCGGTATTTTTTTCGCCCCCTTAGCTGTTCTTTTTGTTCAACATCTCCAGCCTTTTTTGAGTAAAGATCAAAACGGAAAACTGAGTTTAGGGGATAAGGAGAAGCACTACACTACGCTTCATTTTTTGTTTTTGGTGCTAATGGCGCTTAGTGTGATATGGTGGTTAATGTTTCCATTTGATCCTGATGCGATGATTTCACTGTGGGTGACCATGGGTGTAAGTGTAGTGATCTTTTCGAAAAAAGAAGGCATTAAATGGGTGTTACTAGGGGTTCATGTAGTATTAGCCATACTGATTGTCAAAAATGGATATTATTACCTGCTAATACTTGGTAGTTTATACGGTCTGTTTTTCTTATTTTCCAGGGAAGCTCAGCCTAAGAAAATGTGGTGGACTTATGGCTGCTGGTTAATTCTCATTGGGGTTTATTTCGCGCGGGTAGGGTACGCGGAGAGATTAATTATCCCTCTCTTTGCTGCTCTGCTGTTGTGGCTGGGAACCTCCCAAAGAATAAACAATGCGGGGAATTGGGCGATAGCTGGGTGTGTGATATTGGCCATTGTTTTAGGCTTTAGCCAAGATTATAAATCTGCAGTCTTATTCTTAATAAGTGCCGGTTTTTTAGGACTATATCATCGTCCGAATTTGAAAGCCCGGGCATTTCCCCTTTCTGCGGGGTTGATTGTTGCTGTCGGATTGGTACGGCTTCTCTCCGTGCAGTCAGTGCCAGCCGTAACAATGGTAGACCAGGGGCTGACCGTTGAAGCAATGCAAACGCCAGAAAAAATAGATGATCGCGTGGGACGGGCACTAGAGTTTTCTGAAAATCCACTGCCTTACCTAGATCAGAACAAGCGTCTGGCGACTTCGCTAAATATAACGAAGCAATACCTGCAATTGCTGACCTGGCCAACACCTTTGCGATTTTACTATGGGTATAATATGATTCCGATTGCCGATGAGGCGGACGGAAAACCCTGGATCGCTGTGCTCCTTTTGCTGAGTATAGGACTGTTGGTTTTTTTCGCGATCCCGCGAGACCCTTGGATTGTATGGGGTGGGATTTTGTTACTATTTAGTCTTGCCCTGTTCTCGAATTATATCATTCCTTTACCAGGTATCGTGGGTGAACGTTTTATATACATTGGTTCACTAGGTTTTGTACTGGTTGTCGTACGACTTTTTGAATGGGGTATAGGGAAATGGAAGCTGACCGAAGTGATTAATTTGCAGCGCTTAATTGCCGTATTGCTATTGCTTTTAGTGATTGGTGCAGGGGGCTATGTTGTTCAGCGGAATCGCCATTGGAAAGATGCTTTGACTTTATTCAAGCATGATATTACTTATCTGACTCAATCCGCAAAAGCGAACCAGTTGTTGGCCTCAGAGCTGCTTAAAAAAGTTTCGCAAACCAGTGATGTCCAGCAACAAAACCGGTTGTTAGACGAGGCTGCTACTTATTGGAAAGCTTGTGTAACTATCTATCCTGATTTTCCTTACGCTTATTTTGATTTGGGCACGACGCTCATGAAGTTAGGACAATACGAAGAAGCACAATTAGCCACGGAAAAGTCGGCAGCTATTGATCTGTATAACCCACAGGTGAACTTTCAATTAGGAATGATCCATGAATTGAAAGGAGAGTGGGATTTGGCGATTGCTGCATACCGGGCAGCGATTGCTGATGAGCCAGATCTACAGGAAGCATATTTGAACCTATCCACATTGTTTTTTAAAAGGGGAAATATAGAGGAAGGACTAGAGGTGTCTTTCTTAGCATTAGAGCGATGGCCTAATGCTGTCGATTTATTGACCAATATAGGGAATGTGTATGCTGGAAATAATGATTACACCGAAGCGGCTATTTATTTTATTCAGGCTTTGCAGCAATCTTCAAACGATAGAGTCCTCATCCAAAAGATCATCTATTGTTACCAACAAATAAACCGACCTGACTTGGCTGAGCCCTACCTTCGGATGCTGCAATAA